The proteins below are encoded in one region of Ornithinimicrobium avium:
- a CDS encoding WhiB family transcriptional regulator yields the protein MTAHPVPIATLWEWQHEGLCRNTNPEMFFHPEGERGPARRWRDQRAVALCQQCPVLEQCREHALRVREPYGVWGGLTEQERETILADQDRASSA from the coding sequence ATGACAGCTCATCCAGTGCCGATCGCGACGCTGTGGGAATGGCAGCACGAGGGCCTGTGCCGGAACACGAACCCGGAGATGTTCTTCCACCCCGAGGGCGAGCGTGGACCTGCCCGCCGCTGGCGCGACCAGCGGGCGGTGGCTCTGTGCCAGCAGTGCCCCGTCCTCGAGCAGTGCCGGGAGCACGCCCTGCGCGTGCGTGAGCCCTACGGGGTCTGGGGCGGCCTGACGGAGCAGGAGCGGGAGACGATCCTGGCCGACCAGGACCGCGCCAGCAGCGCCTGA
- a CDS encoding YwaF family protein — protein sequence MDAFLDPHPEWITIGGPDHLVYVGGLVLLATLLITLRARVRAHATAVRRCLAAVLVVQQVTLYGFYAATGWDNAESLPLHISRVSALLALTYLLTGSRRVMDVLFYFGLWAWASFSYPQNIQPVDNILGWSFFVNHAVTLLMPVLAFVTTGWLPTRAGLWRAFAWFLAYLGVAVVANALTGGNYFYQRERPLLPWLGQPWYLLASLAATLVLFALGYALARLLAARAGVRQEDRPGTKVVPGRSRW from the coding sequence GTGGACGCCTTCCTCGACCCGCACCCGGAGTGGATCACGATCGGCGGCCCCGACCACCTGGTCTACGTGGGGGGTCTGGTCCTGCTGGCCACGCTGCTGATCACCCTGCGCGCCCGGGTGCGCGCGCACGCCACCGCCGTGCGCCGGTGCCTCGCGGCGGTGCTCGTGGTCCAGCAGGTCACGCTCTACGGGTTCTACGCCGCGACCGGGTGGGACAACGCCGAGTCGCTGCCGCTGCACATCTCACGCGTCTCCGCGCTGCTCGCCCTGACCTACCTGCTCACCGGCAGCCGCCGGGTCATGGACGTGCTGTTCTACTTCGGGCTGTGGGCGTGGGCGAGCTTCTCCTACCCGCAGAACATCCAGCCCGTCGACAACATCCTGGGCTGGTCCTTCTTCGTCAACCACGCGGTGACGCTGCTGATGCCGGTCCTCGCCTTCGTGACGACCGGCTGGCTGCCGACGCGCGCCGGGCTGTGGCGGGCGTTCGCCTGGTTCCTCGCCTACCTGGGCGTGGCCGTGGTCGCGAACGCGCTGACGGGCGGCAACTACTTCTACCAGCGGGAGAGGCCGCTGCTGCCCTGGCTCGGCCAGCCCTGGTACCTGCTCGCCTCGCTCGCCGCCACCCTCGTGCTCTTCGCTCTCGGGTATGCCCTCGCGCGTCTGCTCGCCGCCCGCGCCGGGGTGAGGCAGGAGGACCGGCCCGGGACGAAGGTCGTCCCGGGCCGGTCCCGGTGGTGA
- a CDS encoding quinone oxidoreductase family protein: MRAVIVEQPGGPEALTLVERDTPSPGPGEALVRVAAGGVNFIDVYQRSGAYPLPLPFVGGNEGAGTVVEVGEDVTGPAAGDRVAWAMVPGTGYAEEVLVPAARLVPVPDALDLEVAAGSMLQGMTAHYLVNSTFEAREGQTALITAAAGGVGLLLSQLLRDKGVRVIGTVGSPDKAELARANGCSDPVLYRELDLAAEVHRLTDGHGVHVVYDGVGKDTFDAGLDSLRPRGTMVLFGAASGPVPPVDPQTLNQAGSLYLTRPSLAHYGTEREELLWRAGEVLGAVADGSLTVRIGDRYPLAEARRAHEDLEAGGTTGKLIIVP, encoded by the coding sequence ATGCGTGCAGTGATCGTCGAGCAGCCCGGCGGCCCGGAGGCCCTCACCCTCGTCGAGCGGGACACCCCCTCGCCCGGACCCGGGGAGGCCCTGGTGCGCGTCGCCGCCGGCGGCGTCAACTTCATCGACGTCTACCAGCGTTCCGGCGCCTACCCGCTGCCGCTGCCGTTCGTCGGCGGCAACGAGGGCGCGGGCACCGTCGTCGAGGTGGGCGAGGACGTCACCGGGCCGGCGGCCGGTGACCGCGTCGCCTGGGCCATGGTGCCCGGGACGGGGTATGCCGAGGAGGTCCTCGTCCCCGCCGCCCGCCTCGTCCCCGTCCCCGACGCGCTCGACCTGGAGGTCGCGGCCGGCAGCATGCTGCAGGGGATGACGGCCCACTACCTGGTCAACTCCACCTTCGAGGCCCGCGAGGGTCAGACCGCGCTCATCACCGCCGCCGCCGGCGGCGTGGGGCTGCTGCTCAGCCAGCTGCTGCGCGACAAGGGCGTCCGGGTCATCGGGACCGTCGGCAGCCCCGACAAGGCGGAGCTGGCGCGCGCCAACGGCTGCTCCGACCCGGTCCTCTACCGAGAGCTCGACCTGGCCGCCGAGGTGCACCGGCTCACCGACGGCCACGGCGTGCACGTGGTCTACGACGGCGTGGGCAAGGACACCTTCGACGCGGGCCTGGACTCGCTGCGGCCCCGCGGCACGATGGTGCTCTTCGGCGCCGCCAGCGGCCCGGTGCCTCCCGTCGACCCGCAGACCTTGAACCAGGCGGGGTCCCTCTATCTCACCCGTCCCTCGCTCGCGCACTACGGCACCGAGCGCGAGGAGCTGCTGTGGCGCGCGGGCGAGGTGCTGGGCGCGGTGGCCGACGGCTCGCTGACCGTCCGGATCGGCGACCGCTACCCGCTGGCCGAGGCGCGGCGCGCGCACGAGGACCTCGAGGCTGGCGGCACCACCGGCAAGCTGATCATCGTTCCCTGA
- a CDS encoding MFS transporter, with translation MRAARPLPPTGRLMLGASALTVLGALPPFLVGAQAVLITRDLGFGAAGVGLVVSVFFAAAALLTIAASGRFERMSSRTGRVLAGALVALGCLSVAVAVRDLVGLAVAMLVLGAANATCQGTSNRTVAALLPPHRRGLGFGIKQAAVPTAIMLGGLAVPTTTALLGWRSTFAITGTVGVLVMVTALLGGRRGARVPAPQTARRAPGPDDRAPWGPLVLCAVAVGAASMACNFVGAFLATWAHEVGLSVEQAGWLMAGGSATSVVVRVLTGARADGRFGGNLPVVAAMMLGGAAAVTGLGALPFPSAVVILGVVAFAAGWSWPGLMLYAVARLGRDAPTQATSVVQAGTFLGGALGPVLLGLVVGAAGFRWAWSVAGALFLLSAILILLARVGFGQDLLRRPPASVFHYGGGRSRPRRTTGGAAGGAGTATLRDGG, from the coding sequence GTGAGGGCTGCCCGACCGCTGCCGCCGACGGGCCGCCTCATGCTCGGGGCCAGCGCACTGACCGTGCTCGGCGCGCTGCCGCCGTTCCTCGTGGGCGCCCAGGCGGTCCTGATCACCCGCGACCTCGGTTTCGGCGCGGCCGGCGTGGGTCTGGTGGTCAGCGTCTTCTTCGCAGCCGCGGCCCTGCTCACGATCGCCGCGTCGGGCCGGTTCGAGCGGATGAGCAGCCGCACGGGCCGGGTGCTCGCCGGCGCGCTGGTGGCGCTCGGTTGCCTGTCGGTGGCGGTGGCCGTCCGCGACCTGGTCGGTCTCGCCGTCGCGATGCTCGTCCTCGGCGCGGCCAACGCGACCTGCCAGGGCACGTCCAACCGGACCGTGGCCGCCCTCCTGCCCCCGCACCGCCGGGGGCTCGGCTTCGGGATCAAGCAGGCGGCCGTGCCCACCGCGATCATGCTCGGCGGGCTCGCGGTGCCGACCACCACGGCGCTGCTGGGATGGCGCAGCACCTTCGCGATCACCGGCACGGTCGGGGTGCTCGTCATGGTCACGGCGCTGCTCGGCGGCCGCCGGGGCGCGCGGGTGCCGGCGCCGCAGACCGCACGTCGGGCGCCGGGGCCGGATGACCGCGCGCCGTGGGGACCGCTGGTGCTCTGCGCCGTGGCGGTGGGCGCGGCGAGCATGGCGTGCAACTTCGTCGGAGCCTTCCTGGCCACCTGGGCCCACGAGGTCGGTCTGAGCGTGGAGCAGGCGGGCTGGCTCATGGCCGGTGGCTCGGCCACCTCCGTGGTCGTGCGCGTCCTCACCGGCGCCCGTGCCGACGGTCGGTTCGGCGGCAACCTCCCCGTGGTCGCGGCGATGATGCTGGGCGGGGCGGCGGCGGTCACCGGGCTCGGCGCGCTGCCGTTCCCGTCGGCGGTGGTGATCCTGGGGGTCGTGGCCTTCGCGGCCGGCTGGTCCTGGCCGGGGCTGATGCTGTACGCCGTGGCCCGGCTCGGCCGGGACGCGCCCACGCAGGCCACCTCGGTGGTGCAGGCCGGCACCTTCCTCGGAGGCGCGCTGGGGCCGGTGCTCCTCGGACTGGTGGTCGGTGCCGCGGGTTTCAGGTGGGCGTGGAGCGTGGCCGGCGCGCTCTTCCTGCTCTCGGCCATCCTGATCCTGCTGGCGCGCGTGGGCTTCGGGCAGGACCTCCTCCGGCGCCCGCCGGCATCCGTCTTCCACTACGGCGGTGGCCGCAGCCGTCCGAGACGCACGACCGGCGGTGCAGCCGGAGGAGCCGGGACCGCGACCCTGCGGGACGGCGGCTAG
- a CDS encoding metal-dependent hydrolase family protein, with protein sequence MTSTLFRGGTVLDGTGSPPAEGDVYVVDGRVAQVGTGLDVDAEEVVECAGSTVLPGLFDCHVHFMFEQPDLMRVLQTPFSLPFFQAVHRMRATLGTGVTWVRDAGGADLGVAEAVRRGLTPGPRMQIALTMLSQTGGHGDDWHVCGAELGLLPSHPGVPSAVVDGPAEMRRKVRELVRAGADVIKVATSGGVLSPLSNPRHGHFRDDELEALVTEASAAGLHVMAHAQAAEGIKTAVRGGVRSVEHGIYLDEEAIGLMLEHGTWLVPTLSAPRAVLAQAEAGAAISDRVLEKARMVAEVHDDSFRRAVEAGVRVAMGTDSGVGVHGTNLEEVRLMADLGLGAQAAWEATTRSAAELLGVEEDFGTLEPGKVADVVVLDGAHDDLDGLRGRVRSVHQGGVRVVAREGDAPR encoded by the coding sequence ATGACGAGCACCCTCTTCCGCGGCGGCACCGTCCTCGACGGCACGGGCAGCCCTCCCGCCGAGGGCGACGTGTATGTGGTGGACGGCCGCGTCGCCCAGGTGGGCACCGGGCTGGACGTGGACGCCGAGGAGGTCGTGGAGTGCGCCGGGTCGACGGTCCTGCCGGGGCTGTTCGACTGCCACGTGCACTTCATGTTCGAGCAGCCGGACCTGATGAGGGTGCTGCAGACGCCGTTCTCGTTGCCGTTCTTCCAGGCCGTGCACCGGATGCGGGCGACGCTGGGGACCGGGGTCACCTGGGTCCGGGACGCCGGGGGAGCGGACCTGGGCGTGGCCGAGGCGGTGCGGCGGGGCCTGACGCCGGGCCCGCGCATGCAGATCGCGCTGACGATGCTCAGCCAGACCGGCGGGCACGGCGACGACTGGCACGTGTGCGGCGCCGAGCTCGGCCTTCTGCCGTCCCACCCGGGCGTGCCGTCCGCCGTGGTGGACGGCCCGGCGGAGATGCGCCGCAAGGTCCGGGAGCTGGTCCGCGCGGGTGCCGACGTCATCAAGGTCGCCACGAGCGGTGGCGTGCTCTCGCCGCTGAGCAACCCGCGGCACGGGCACTTCCGCGACGACGAGCTCGAGGCGCTGGTCACCGAGGCCTCGGCCGCGGGTCTGCACGTGATGGCGCACGCCCAGGCCGCCGAGGGGATCAAGACCGCGGTGCGCGGCGGGGTGCGCTCGGTCGAGCACGGGATCTACCTGGACGAGGAGGCGATCGGGCTCATGCTCGAGCACGGCACCTGGCTGGTGCCGACCCTCTCCGCGCCCCGCGCCGTGCTGGCGCAGGCGGAGGCCGGCGCGGCGATCTCCGACCGCGTGCTGGAGAAGGCCCGGATGGTCGCCGAGGTCCACGACGACTCCTTCCGCCGGGCGGTCGAGGCGGGCGTGCGCGTCGCCATGGGCACCGACTCCGGTGTCGGCGTCCACGGCACCAACCTCGAGGAGGTCAGGCTCATGGCCGACCTGGGCCTGGGTGCGCAGGCCGCGTGGGAGGCCACGACCCGCTCGGCCGCCGAGCTGCTCGGGGTCGAGGAGGACTTCGGCACCCTGGAGCCGGGCAAGGTCGCCGACGTCGTCGTCCTGGACGGTGCCCACGACGACCTCGACGGGCTGCGCGGGCGGGTCCGCTCGGTGCACCAGGGCGGCGTGCGCGTCGTGGCGCGTGAGGGTGACGCCCCACGGTGA
- a CDS encoding DHA2 family efflux MFS transporter permease subunit, translating into MILVDSTIVSVATPALMDAFDASINEVMWVTSSYLLAYAVPLLITGRLGDRVGPRPVYLVGLTVFTLASLWCGLTGDLGLGIGALITARAVQGLGASMMTPQTMAVITRTFPAERRGSAMALWGATAGVATLVGPLLGGVLIDGLGWEWIFFVNVPVGVLGLLLAVRLVPRLETHAHRFDLVGVVLSAVGLFCLVFGIQEGQNYDWGAITGFVSVPLLIITGAVLMVAFVVWQAVTRGEPLVPLRLFGDRNFSMANIAITATGFTVVAMIFPVMIWAQGVRGLSPTMAALLLAPSSVMSFALAPLAGRLTDRVHPRLLVGGGTLALAVGLVMMSRAMTPDAPLWHVLAAQFVLGLASPFIWGPLSTAATRNLPPQRAGAGAGVYNTTRQIGSVLGSAAISVLMEARLAARLGGAPGAPAPGTGEGMTGGAQMPPLVAEQFSRALSESMFLPAAVILVGLLAALFFELPRHMAEQRQGRQGRRHERGRHART; encoded by the coding sequence ATGATCCTGGTCGACTCCACGATCGTGTCGGTGGCCACGCCCGCGCTCATGGACGCCTTCGACGCCTCGATCAACGAGGTCATGTGGGTCACCTCCTCCTACCTGCTGGCGTATGCCGTGCCGCTGCTGATCACCGGCCGGCTCGGCGACCGGGTGGGACCCAGACCGGTCTACCTGGTGGGCCTGACGGTCTTCACGCTGGCCTCGCTCTGGTGCGGGCTGACCGGCGACCTCGGCCTGGGCATCGGGGCGCTCATCACCGCGCGGGCGGTGCAGGGCCTGGGGGCCTCGATGATGACCCCGCAGACGATGGCGGTGATCACCCGCACCTTCCCGGCGGAGCGGCGCGGCAGCGCGATGGCGCTGTGGGGGGCCACGGCCGGCGTGGCCACGCTGGTCGGTCCGCTGCTCGGCGGCGTGCTCATCGACGGCCTGGGCTGGGAGTGGATCTTCTTCGTCAACGTGCCCGTCGGCGTCCTGGGTCTGCTCCTCGCGGTCCGCCTGGTCCCCCGGCTGGAGACGCACGCGCACCGCTTCGACCTGGTCGGCGTCGTCCTCAGCGCGGTCGGGCTCTTCTGCCTCGTCTTCGGCATCCAGGAGGGGCAGAACTACGACTGGGGCGCGATCACCGGGTTCGTCTCGGTGCCGCTGCTCATCATCACCGGCGCCGTCCTCATGGTCGCCTTCGTGGTCTGGCAGGCGGTCACCAGGGGCGAGCCGCTCGTGCCCCTCCGCCTGTTCGGGGACCGCAACTTCTCGATGGCCAACATCGCCATCACCGCCACCGGCTTCACGGTGGTGGCGATGATCTTCCCGGTGATGATCTGGGCGCAGGGCGTGCGCGGGCTCTCCCCGACGATGGCGGCGCTGCTGCTCGCGCCGTCATCGGTGATGTCCTTCGCCCTCGCGCCGCTGGCGGGACGGCTCACCGACCGCGTCCACCCCCGCCTGCTCGTCGGCGGCGGCACCCTGGCGCTCGCGGTCGGGCTGGTGATGATGAGCCGGGCGATGACGCCGGACGCGCCGTTGTGGCACGTCCTCGCCGCGCAGTTCGTCCTCGGCCTGGCCAGCCCGTTCATCTGGGGGCCGCTGTCGACGGCAGCCACGCGCAACCTGCCGCCGCAGCGCGCCGGTGCGGGCGCGGGGGTCTACAACACGACCCGGCAGATCGGCTCGGTGCTGGGCAGCGCCGCCATCTCGGTGCTCATGGAGGCCCGGCTGGCGGCCCGGCTGGGCGGGGCGCCCGGCGCTCCTGCCCCGGGGACGGGTGAGGGCATGACCGGCGGGGCGCAGATGCCGCCCCTCGTCGCCGAGCAGTTCTCCCGGGCGCTGTCCGAGTCGATGTTCCTGCCTGCCGCCGTCATCCTCGTCGGCCTGCTCGCGGCACTCTTCTTCGAGCTGCCGCGCCACATGGCCGAGCAGCGGCAGGGGCGGCAGGGGCGTCGGCACGAGCGCGGCCGCCACGCCCGGACATGA
- a CDS encoding SLOG cluster 4 domain-containing protein, protein METGRQHRRHVGVVGAGEGATAEQEEPARQVARLLALSGAVVVTGGLGGVMAAAAGGCAEAGGTSLALLPGTDRAQAGAPHTLVVPTGLGELRNGLLVRSSDALVAVGPSWGTLSEVALAVRTGVPVVLLGWGALADHLPTDPGLSAPRRAGTPEEAADLVRALLDAQTPRG, encoded by the coding sequence ATGGAGACGGGCAGGCAGCACCGCCGCCACGTGGGGGTCGTCGGCGCCGGCGAGGGGGCCACCGCCGAGCAGGAGGAGCCGGCCAGGCAGGTCGCTCGGCTCCTCGCGCTGTCCGGGGCCGTGGTGGTGACCGGCGGGCTGGGCGGGGTGATGGCGGCCGCCGCCGGCGGCTGCGCCGAGGCCGGCGGGACGAGCCTGGCGCTGCTGCCCGGGACCGACCGGGCGCAGGCGGGTGCACCCCATACCCTCGTCGTTCCCACCGGCCTGGGCGAGCTGCGCAACGGACTGCTCGTGCGCAGCAGCGACGCCCTCGTCGCGGTCGGCCCGAGCTGGGGCACGCTCAGCGAGGTCGCGCTCGCGGTGCGCACCGGCGTGCCCGTGGTGCTCCTGGGCTGGGGCGCACTGGCCGACCACCTGCCCACCGACCCCGGGCTGTCGGCACCGCGACGCGCGGGCACGCCCGAGGAGGCGGCGGACCTGGTCCGCGCGCTGCTGGACGCTCAGACGCCCCGCGGGTAG
- a CDS encoding L,D-transpeptidase family protein: MRLRTRREEIFRASLGRLAVGRRDLIRGGLGLVTGAVLGGLQDSWDRFAPPPPPEPEPEPEPEPEPEPEQPAEPVEPAPEPEEPPSAFRRGDAGDGVLALQQQLSAASYWCGNPDGGFGHLTQQAVWAAQKANGLVVDGVAGPATLAALATGFRPAPAAGGDHVEVHVGIDLLLVVRGGSTAITLNTSTGNGEPYEYQGGDYVAHTPAGDFQVWYTDASGWREGELGELYRPMFYYGDYAIHGSESIPPWPASHGCARISVAAMDMFWSQSLLAMGGRVLVV; the protein is encoded by the coding sequence GTGCGCTTGAGGACACGACGGGAAGAGATCTTCCGGGCGTCGCTGGGTCGGCTGGCAGTGGGCCGGCGGGACCTCATCAGGGGCGGGCTGGGCCTGGTCACCGGCGCGGTCCTGGGCGGGCTGCAGGACAGCTGGGACCGCTTCGCGCCCCCGCCACCGCCGGAGCCGGAACCGGAACCGGAACCGGAACCGGAGCCCGAGCCCGAGCAGCCCGCCGAGCCGGTCGAGCCCGCGCCTGAGCCCGAAGAGCCGCCCTCGGCCTTCCGGCGGGGCGACGCCGGTGACGGCGTGCTGGCCCTGCAGCAGCAGCTCAGCGCCGCCAGCTACTGGTGCGGCAACCCCGACGGCGGCTTCGGGCACCTGACCCAGCAGGCGGTGTGGGCGGCGCAGAAGGCCAACGGCCTGGTGGTCGACGGTGTCGCCGGCCCCGCCACCCTGGCGGCCCTCGCCACCGGTTTCCGCCCGGCGCCGGCCGCCGGCGGTGACCACGTCGAGGTGCACGTCGGCATCGACCTGCTCCTCGTCGTCCGCGGCGGCTCCACCGCGATCACGCTCAACACCTCCACCGGCAACGGCGAGCCCTACGAGTACCAGGGCGGCGACTACGTCGCGCACACCCCGGCGGGCGACTTCCAGGTCTGGTACACCGACGCCAGCGGCTGGCGCGAGGGCGAGCTCGGCGAGCTCTACCGGCCGATGTTCTACTACGGCGACTACGCGATCCACGGCTCGGAGAGCATCCCGCCGTGGCCCGCCTCGCACGGCTGCGCCCGCATCTCGGTCGCGGCGATGGACATGTTCTGGTCGCAGAGCCTGCTCGCGATGGGCGGCCGCGTCCTGGTCGTCTGA
- a CDS encoding DUF542 domain-containing protein has protein sequence MTSTVPTDRSRPVSPGEVTLADLVLADGSRAKVLEKFGLRYCCDGESTLAQASANAGVALEEVSAALNLTAATHVPAAAAAGDLGGLTRQLVDTHHAQMWGALLKTQDLVDTVARVHGWHHPHLRRVRELFSALVADLGPHLIREERVVFPAIAQLEATRRPVDTGQGPLVDLLDELTGEHDVMGAVLGEIQRITHDFATPHDGCVTFREMNEALRTMQTRLHHQLHQENNVLFPAARALAEAVGQ, from the coding sequence ATGACCAGCACCGTCCCGACCGACCGTTCCCGTCCCGTGTCACCCGGGGAGGTGACTCTCGCCGACCTGGTCCTCGCCGACGGCTCGCGCGCCAAGGTGCTGGAGAAGTTCGGCCTTCGCTACTGCTGCGACGGCGAGAGCACGCTCGCGCAGGCCAGCGCCAACGCCGGCGTGGCGCTCGAGGAGGTCAGCGCCGCGCTGAACCTCACCGCTGCCACCCACGTGCCGGCGGCCGCAGCGGCGGGCGACCTCGGGGGCCTGACCCGGCAGCTCGTCGACACGCACCACGCGCAGATGTGGGGCGCGCTGCTGAAGACCCAGGACCTCGTGGACACCGTGGCCCGCGTGCACGGCTGGCACCACCCGCACCTGCGGCGGGTGCGCGAGCTGTTCTCTGCGCTCGTGGCCGACCTGGGTCCGCACCTGATCCGTGAGGAGCGCGTCGTCTTCCCGGCGATCGCCCAGCTCGAGGCGACGCGCCGTCCGGTCGACACCGGCCAGGGTCCCCTCGTCGACCTGCTCGACGAGCTCACCGGCGAGCACGACGTCATGGGTGCCGTCCTCGGCGAGATCCAGCGCATCACCCACGACTTCGCCACGCCGCACGACGGGTGCGTCACCTTCCGCGAGATGAACGAGGCGCTGCGGACGATGCAGACCCGCCTGCACCACCAGCTCCACCAGGAGAACAACGTGCTCTTCCCCGCGGCCAGGGCGCTGGCCGAGGCGGTCGGGCAGTGA
- a CDS encoding response regulator transcription factor, whose product MDREVGVSAEAGTGAAAGTGAAAGERPVRVLLVDDDPMVCAGLRLILGRGSAGQVEVVASVPDGDQAVEAVQRHHPDVVLMDVRMQRMDGLTATMRLRALPHPPEVVVLTTFDSDDEPLRAAAAGASGFLLKTESPEDLVRHVLAVAAGEGAVSKRTARQLMQHLHDTVLPPEQVRAVRAVSTLTPREAEVAGLVARGLSNSEIGERLYVSTSTVKAQLSSVQDKLGVDNRVMVAVMVTLAGAVT is encoded by the coding sequence GTGGACAGGGAGGTCGGAGTGAGCGCCGAGGCGGGGACCGGAGCCGCAGCGGGGACCGGAGCCGCAGCGGGGGAGCGCCCCGTGCGGGTCCTGCTCGTCGACGACGACCCGATGGTGTGCGCCGGGCTGCGGCTGATCCTCGGCCGCGGCAGCGCCGGGCAGGTCGAGGTCGTCGCGTCCGTGCCGGACGGGGACCAGGCCGTCGAGGCCGTGCAGCGCCACCACCCCGACGTCGTGCTCATGGACGTGCGCATGCAGAGGATGGACGGCCTCACCGCCACCATGAGGCTCCGCGCGCTGCCCCACCCGCCCGAGGTCGTGGTGCTGACCACCTTCGACTCCGACGACGAGCCGCTGCGGGCGGCCGCCGCCGGCGCGAGCGGGTTCCTGCTCAAGACCGAGTCCCCCGAGGACCTGGTCCGCCACGTGCTGGCCGTGGCGGCCGGCGAGGGCGCGGTCTCCAAGCGCACCGCCCGCCAGCTGATGCAGCACCTGCACGACACGGTCCTGCCGCCCGAGCAGGTGCGCGCCGTGCGCGCGGTGAGCACCCTGACCCCGCGCGAGGCCGAGGTCGCCGGCCTCGTCGCCCGGGGGCTGTCCAACAGCGAGATCGGCGAGCGTCTCTACGTCAGCACCAGCACCGTCAAGGCCCAGCTGTCCTCGGTCCAGGACAAGCTCGGCGTCGACAACCGGGTGATGGTCGCGGTGATGGTCACCCTGGCCGGCGCCGTGACCTGA
- a CDS encoding sensor histidine kinase, with protein sequence MTGTKVAGAVRVPSVLGTRAGLVVRSVLLVVVGLLITVLAVASAGERNRVWGWSGVGGGVADAVQGLATLVALGAPFLLLMRRRDLANTAWGLGFLQLIFPIGPVMLLVLPQAVRQEERNEAESLGFLYVLGATVWFVRDAFGPTGAASVVRMVTAPVGTAEHQATPFNVYSASVVYLLVVVLPVVVAFYRRARHQLDDTRQEVEVQRATSGQLSARLTRQAERDLIAREVHDVIGHRLSLLTLHAGGLEVAADAEPDLRQSARYVRENAQRAMDDLRSLVTVLREPAAGPGEGPLSPVAVSSLSQLSSVVDEMANSGVPVASTVFLQGADEAAPVLAHSVYRIVQELLTNARKHAPSELLRLKVVGGPEDGVHIQASNALPPGAVPGGEQGSGLQGVAERVEILGGSLELPEEDGRFTVDVRLPWTGRSE encoded by the coding sequence ATGACAGGGACGAAGGTGGCTGGTGCGGTGCGCGTGCCGTCGGTGCTGGGCACGCGCGCCGGCCTCGTCGTGCGCAGCGTCCTGCTCGTCGTGGTGGGCCTGCTCATCACGGTGCTGGCGGTCGCCTCCGCGGGGGAGCGCAACCGGGTATGGGGCTGGTCGGGCGTGGGGGGCGGCGTCGCCGACGCGGTCCAGGGCCTGGCGACGCTGGTCGCGCTGGGCGCGCCGTTCCTGCTCCTCATGCGGCGGCGGGACCTGGCCAACACCGCCTGGGGGCTGGGCTTCCTGCAGCTGATCTTCCCGATCGGGCCGGTCATGCTTCTCGTCCTGCCGCAGGCGGTGCGCCAGGAGGAGCGCAACGAGGCGGAGTCCCTGGGCTTCCTCTACGTCCTCGGCGCCACCGTGTGGTTCGTGCGGGACGCCTTCGGGCCGACCGGAGCGGCGTCGGTCGTCCGCATGGTCACCGCCCCGGTCGGGACGGCGGAGCACCAGGCCACGCCGTTCAACGTCTACAGCGCCAGCGTGGTCTACCTGCTCGTCGTCGTCCTCCCCGTGGTGGTGGCCTTCTACCGGCGCGCCCGCCACCAGCTGGACGACACCCGGCAGGAGGTGGAGGTGCAGCGCGCCACGAGCGGCCAGCTCTCCGCGCGGCTCACCCGGCAGGCCGAGCGCGACCTCATCGCGCGGGAGGTGCACGACGTCATCGGGCACCGGCTCTCCCTGCTCACCCTGCACGCCGGCGGCCTCGAGGTCGCCGCGGACGCCGAACCCGACCTGCGGCAGAGTGCGCGCTACGTCCGGGAGAACGCCCAGCGCGCCATGGACGACCTGCGCTCCCTGGTCACCGTCCTGCGCGAGCCGGCCGCGGGCCCCGGGGAGGGGCCGCTGTCGCCGGTCGCGGTGAGCTCCCTGTCCCAGCTGTCCAGCGTGGTCGACGAGATGGCCAACTCGGGGGTGCCGGTCGCCTCGACGGTCTTTCTGCAGGGCGCCGACGAGGCGGCGCCGGTGCTGGCGCACTCCGTCTACCGGATCGTCCAGGAATTGCTCACCAACGCCCGCAAGCACGCACCCTCCGAGCTGCTGCGGCTCAAGGTCGTCGGCGGACCGGAGGACGGCGTGCACATCCAGGCGTCCAACGCCCTCCCACCCGGTGCCGTGCCGGGCGGCGAGCAGGGCAGCGGCCTGCAGGGCGTCGCGGAGCGGGTCGAGATCCTCGGCGGCAGCCTCGAGCTGCCCGAGGAGGACGGCCGGTTCACCGTGGACGTGCGGCTGCCGTGGACAGGGAGGTCGGAGTGA